A window from Bacteroidota bacterium encodes these proteins:
- a CDS encoding four helix bundle protein: MRNFKELKIWQKGFDIAVTSYKLVDTFPKSERYALSQQITKAAVSIPSNIAEGSSRTSEKDYSRFVEISLGSSFELETQFLIAKALNFGDQGLLSQGLQMLDEEEKMIMSFMNKLNKS, translated from the coding sequence ATGAGAAATTTTAAAGAACTAAAAATCTGGCAGAAAGGGTTTGACATTGCTGTAACAAGTTATAAGCTTGTTGATACTTTTCCAAAAAGTGAAAGATATGCCTTGTCTCAACAAATTACAAAAGCAGCCGTTTCAATTCCTTCAAACATTGCAGAAGGAAGCAGCAGAACCAGCGAAAAAGATTATTCGAGGTTTGTTGAAATTTCATTGGGCTCATCATTTGAGCTGGAAACACAGTTTCTGATTGCAAAAGCTTTAAACTTTGGTGACCAAGGTTTACTATCGCAGGGTTTACAAATGCTGGATGAAGAAGAAAAAATGATTATGAGCTTTATGAATAAACTTAATAAATCTTAA